Proteins found in one Nerophis ophidion isolate RoL-2023_Sa linkage group LG21, RoL_Noph_v1.0, whole genome shotgun sequence genomic segment:
- the LOC133539687 gene encoding gamma-aminobutyric acid type B receptor subunit 2-like isoform X1, whose translation MSPRLRCLLFYFLLLGPAAARVRHPLPVLWMRPAGQGGGVNGTVQQALRDLKKQAPPLGNYELQLHAVDSQCDASADLKALFDAMWAGPEYRLLFGGACPAVTPLLARALPALRMVQVTFSAPGRKWYRNTFSTAPSRRAVNRAAVKLLQRYRWTRVGIIAQEASSEMAEDLSRQLMKARLELVSMATLHHNACTGLMDMKERDVHVFIVLAPSDEDSVSQVFCCASRLKLSASGHQWVVVGGGDPGWRSGSRVSVCTWNEVMAVADGAIWLQMTGVVDTPRLPGRTPQEVLHLQQRAKVNPLHAFAYDAVWVAALALSEATEAVKRREKHASVGEEEVMRALHDAVKRIRFDGVTGSVSFRDGDRVTSITVLQSQGEDLVMVGEFLGDAQHLQLAEHLLKFKDPTPMHEEPRHANVLLRMVAAVAVVTAALSLTALCIITFKRHVTATHDALLLLAVLLSASSVVAACPHDNSLPRSTLNLLCSVRLWLLSLGQTLGFSAVFTPTWRHFSPGGVVLPPCYVASILALLDVFVLTTWQIVDPLRRVVMRPRPQGDPAPLDVVSWSPSDGCSSNNMEEWTTFIYAYKAALLGVGCFVAWNIRRRSTGLAFSMSAVAAVSVAGACAWPLLAHNPSLHFCVTSVLVLACDLLVLAVMFRVRIGQLHGGGGGATKGGATRDEAAEGLNRRLKQERAELDARIDTLCHALEAELAQSATGSSGCSPLKSCVRDDSVPAAEAGSEVMENPADVNAPDLVRRRLSVQLPILHHSYLPVIGGVSASSSAHFGSRDTLNATSGKPQV comes from the exons ATGTCGCCTCGTCTCCGCTGTCTGCTCTTCTACTTCCTGCTGCTGGGCCCGGCGGCGGCCCGGGTCCGACACCCACTTCCTGTCCTGTGGATGAGGCCCGCGGGTCAGGGGGGCGGGGTCAACGGCACCGTCCAGCAGGCCCTGCGGGACCTGAAGAAGCAAGCCCCGCCTCTGGGAAACTACGAGCTTCAACTCCACGCCGTGGACTCGCAG TGTGACGCGTCGGCCGACCTCAAAGCTTTGTTCGATGCCATGTGGGCGGGGCCTGAGTATCGCTTGCTGTTTGGAGGGGCGTGTCCTGCTGTCACACCGCTATTGGCTCGTGCTCTGCCGGCGCTCAGGATGGTGCAG gtaacttTTTCAGCACCCGGAAGGAAGTGGTACAGGAACACATTCAGCACGGCGCCGTCTCGCCGGGCGGTCAATCGGGCCGCCGTCAAGCTTCTGCAGCGCTACAGGTGGACGCGTGTCGGCATCATCGCGCAGGAAGCGTCCTCGGAG ATGGCGGAGGATCTGAGCAGACAGCTGATGAAGGCCCGCCTTGAGCTGGTTTCCATGGCGACGCTCCACCACAATGCCTGCACCGGCTTGATGGACATGAAG GAACGCGACGTGCACGTCTTCATCGTCCTCGCGCCTTCTGATGAAGACTCTGTCTCTCAGGTTTTCTGCTGT GCCTCCAGACTGAAGCTGTCAGCTTCAGGACATCAGTGGGTTGTCGTAGGAGGAGGAGACCCAGGATGGAGGTCCGGGTCGCGGGTGTCAGTCTGCACGTGGAATGAGGTGATGGCGGTGGCAGACGGCGCCATCTGGCTGCAGATGACAGGTGTTGTGGACACACCAAGACTTCCTGGAAGG ACACCCCAAGAGGTACTCCACCTCCAGCAGAGGGCAAAGGTCAACCCACTCCACGCCTTCGCCTACGACGCCGTGTGGGTGGCGGCCCTCGCTCTGAGCGAGGCGACGGAGGCGGTGAAGCGGCGAGAGAAACACGCCAGCGTCGGCGAGGAGGAAGTGATGAGGGCGCTACACGACGCCGTCAAGCGTATCCGCTTCGATGGCGTGACG GGTTCAGTTTCCTTCCGAGATGGCGACCGAGTGACGTCCATCACAGTCCTTCAGTCTCAag GCGAAGACCTCGTGATGGTGGGAGAGTTCCTCGGCGACGCGCAGCACCTGCAACTGGCTGAGCATCTCCTAAAGTTCAAAG ACCCCACTCCCATGCACGAGGAGCCACGTCACGCCAACGTCCTTCTCAGAATGGTGGCAGCGGTCGCCGTGGTAACCGCCGCTCTTTCTTTGACCGCCCTGTGCATCATCACCTTCAAGCGCCACGTGACCGCTACCCACGATGCACTGCTGCTGCTGGCCGTCCTTCTCTCCGCCTCCTCCGTCGTGGCCGCTTGCCCTCATGACAACTCTCTACCCCGATCCACGCTCAACCTTCTCTGCTCG GTCCGTTTATGGCTTTTGTCGTTGGGTCAAACTCTGGGCTTCTCTGCAGTCTTCACCCCAACATGGCGCCATTTCTCGCCAGGAGGTGTTGTGCTACCGCCGTGCTACGTGGCGTCCATTTTGGCTCTGCTGGACGTCTTTGTTTTGACCACCTGGCAAATAGTAGACCCTCTCAGGCGGGTGGTGATGCGGCCCAGGCCGCAG GGTGACCCCGCCCCCCTGGACGTCGTCTCGTGGTCGCCCTCTGATGGCTGCAGCAGCAACAACATGGAGGAGTGGACCACCTTCATCTATGCTTACAAAGCAGCGCTGCTG GGTGTGGGATGTTTCGTGGCGTGGAACATCAGGAGGCGCAGCACGGGCTTGGCGTTCAGTATGTCGGCGGTGGCGGCGGTCAGCGTGGCGGGGGCCTGCGCTTGGCCGCTGCTCGCCCACAatccttcacttcacttctgcgtGACCAGCGTTCTGGTCCTCGCCTGCGACCTCCTGGTCCTCGCCGTTATGTTCAGGGTCCGCATCGGCCAGCTGCACGGCGGAGGGGGCGGGGCCACAAAGGGAGGAGCTACAAGGGACGAGGCTGCAGAGGGGCTCAACCGACGGCTGAAACAGGAAAGGGCTGAG ctggatgctCGCATTGACACACTCTGCCACGCTTTGGAGGCGGAGCTTGCTCAGAGCGCCACAGGCAGTAGCGGCTGTTCGCCACTTAAATCCTGCGTCCGTGACGACAGTGTCCCGGCGGCGGAGGCCGGGTCAGAGGTCATGGAGAATCCAGCCGACGTCAACGCTCCTGACCT CGTGCGGCGCCGTCTGTCCGTCCAGCTGCCCATCCTCCATCACTCCTACCTGCCTGTCATTGGCGGCGTCAGCGCCAGTAGCTCCGCCCACTTTGGAAGCAGGGACACGCTCAACGCCACTTCCGGGAAGCCGCAGGTCTGA
- the LOC133539687 gene encoding gamma-aminobutyric acid type B receptor subunit 2-like isoform X2, which yields MSPRLRCLLFYFLLLGPAAARVRHPLPVLWMRPAGQGGGVNGTVQQALRDLKKQAPPLGNYELQLHAVDSQCDASADLKALFDAMWAGPEYRLLFGGACPAVTPLLARALPALRMVQVTFSAPGRKWYRNTFSTAPSRRAVNRAAVKLLQRYRWTRVGIIAQEASSEMAEDLSRQLMKARLELVSMATLHHNACTGLMDMKERDVHVFIVLAPSDEDSVSQVFCCASRLKLSASGHQWVVVGGGDPGWRSGSRVSVCTWNEVMAVADGAIWLQMTGVVDTPRLPGRTPQEVLHLQQRAKVNPLHAFAYDAVWVAALALSEATEAVKRREKHASVGEEEVMRALHDAVKRIRFDGVTGSVSFRDGDRVTSITVLQSQGEDLVMVGEFLGDAQHLQLAEHLLKFKDPTPMHEEPRHANVLLRMVAAVAVVRLWLLSLGQTLGFSAVFTPTWRHFSPGGVVLPPCYVASILALLDVFVLTTWQIVDPLRRVVMRPRPQGDPAPLDVVSWSPSDGCSSNNMEEWTTFIYAYKAALLGVGCFVAWNIRRRSTGLAFSMSAVAAVSVAGACAWPLLAHNPSLHFCVTSVLVLACDLLVLAVMFRVRIGQLHGGGGGATKGGATRDEAAEGLNRRLKQERAELDARIDTLCHALEAELAQSATGSSGCSPLKSCVRDDSVPAAEAGSEVMENPADVNAPDLVRRRLSVQLPILHHSYLPVIGGVSASSSAHFGSRDTLNATSGKPQV from the exons ATGTCGCCTCGTCTCCGCTGTCTGCTCTTCTACTTCCTGCTGCTGGGCCCGGCGGCGGCCCGGGTCCGACACCCACTTCCTGTCCTGTGGATGAGGCCCGCGGGTCAGGGGGGCGGGGTCAACGGCACCGTCCAGCAGGCCCTGCGGGACCTGAAGAAGCAAGCCCCGCCTCTGGGAAACTACGAGCTTCAACTCCACGCCGTGGACTCGCAG TGTGACGCGTCGGCCGACCTCAAAGCTTTGTTCGATGCCATGTGGGCGGGGCCTGAGTATCGCTTGCTGTTTGGAGGGGCGTGTCCTGCTGTCACACCGCTATTGGCTCGTGCTCTGCCGGCGCTCAGGATGGTGCAG gtaacttTTTCAGCACCCGGAAGGAAGTGGTACAGGAACACATTCAGCACGGCGCCGTCTCGCCGGGCGGTCAATCGGGCCGCCGTCAAGCTTCTGCAGCGCTACAGGTGGACGCGTGTCGGCATCATCGCGCAGGAAGCGTCCTCGGAG ATGGCGGAGGATCTGAGCAGACAGCTGATGAAGGCCCGCCTTGAGCTGGTTTCCATGGCGACGCTCCACCACAATGCCTGCACCGGCTTGATGGACATGAAG GAACGCGACGTGCACGTCTTCATCGTCCTCGCGCCTTCTGATGAAGACTCTGTCTCTCAGGTTTTCTGCTGT GCCTCCAGACTGAAGCTGTCAGCTTCAGGACATCAGTGGGTTGTCGTAGGAGGAGGAGACCCAGGATGGAGGTCCGGGTCGCGGGTGTCAGTCTGCACGTGGAATGAGGTGATGGCGGTGGCAGACGGCGCCATCTGGCTGCAGATGACAGGTGTTGTGGACACACCAAGACTTCCTGGAAGG ACACCCCAAGAGGTACTCCACCTCCAGCAGAGGGCAAAGGTCAACCCACTCCACGCCTTCGCCTACGACGCCGTGTGGGTGGCGGCCCTCGCTCTGAGCGAGGCGACGGAGGCGGTGAAGCGGCGAGAGAAACACGCCAGCGTCGGCGAGGAGGAAGTGATGAGGGCGCTACACGACGCCGTCAAGCGTATCCGCTTCGATGGCGTGACG GGTTCAGTTTCCTTCCGAGATGGCGACCGAGTGACGTCCATCACAGTCCTTCAGTCTCAag GCGAAGACCTCGTGATGGTGGGAGAGTTCCTCGGCGACGCGCAGCACCTGCAACTGGCTGAGCATCTCCTAAAGTTCAAAG ACCCCACTCCCATGCACGAGGAGCCACGTCACGCCAACGTCCTTCTCAGAATGGTGGCAGCGGTCGCCGTG GTCCGTTTATGGCTTTTGTCGTTGGGTCAAACTCTGGGCTTCTCTGCAGTCTTCACCCCAACATGGCGCCATTTCTCGCCAGGAGGTGTTGTGCTACCGCCGTGCTACGTGGCGTCCATTTTGGCTCTGCTGGACGTCTTTGTTTTGACCACCTGGCAAATAGTAGACCCTCTCAGGCGGGTGGTGATGCGGCCCAGGCCGCAG GGTGACCCCGCCCCCCTGGACGTCGTCTCGTGGTCGCCCTCTGATGGCTGCAGCAGCAACAACATGGAGGAGTGGACCACCTTCATCTATGCTTACAAAGCAGCGCTGCTG GGTGTGGGATGTTTCGTGGCGTGGAACATCAGGAGGCGCAGCACGGGCTTGGCGTTCAGTATGTCGGCGGTGGCGGCGGTCAGCGTGGCGGGGGCCTGCGCTTGGCCGCTGCTCGCCCACAatccttcacttcacttctgcgtGACCAGCGTTCTGGTCCTCGCCTGCGACCTCCTGGTCCTCGCCGTTATGTTCAGGGTCCGCATCGGCCAGCTGCACGGCGGAGGGGGCGGGGCCACAAAGGGAGGAGCTACAAGGGACGAGGCTGCAGAGGGGCTCAACCGACGGCTGAAACAGGAAAGGGCTGAG ctggatgctCGCATTGACACACTCTGCCACGCTTTGGAGGCGGAGCTTGCTCAGAGCGCCACAGGCAGTAGCGGCTGTTCGCCACTTAAATCCTGCGTCCGTGACGACAGTGTCCCGGCGGCGGAGGCCGGGTCAGAGGTCATGGAGAATCCAGCCGACGTCAACGCTCCTGACCT CGTGCGGCGCCGTCTGTCCGTCCAGCTGCCCATCCTCCATCACTCCTACCTGCCTGTCATTGGCGGCGTCAGCGCCAGTAGCTCCGCCCACTTTGGAAGCAGGGACACGCTCAACGCCACTTCCGGGAAGCCGCAGGTCTGA
- the rpp25l gene encoding ribonuclease P protein subunit p25-like protein, which translates to MENYSKARSVEQPSVCPFKLAADTPEVCVKDGSKIRNLLRFALSRIGAKPRATEAQEEAAHQALPLCRQLVLTASGKAVSKAITCAELLKRRVKGMHQLTELANSTVTDVWEPLEPDAGLDSLTVSRKLPAIWILLSKDPLDRQRPGYQAPGRFDGLWGQAVAAREDRGLWGAHKRKRGGGGGNRGRGRSRDLQAGS; encoded by the coding sequence ATGGAGAACTACAGCAAAGCTCGTAGCGTGGAACAGCCGTCTGTGTGTCCATTCAAGCTCGCCGCCGACACGCCGGAGGTCTGCGTCAAAGACGGCAGCAAGATCCGCAACCTGCTGCGCTTCGCCCTCAGCCGCATCGGTGCCAAGCCGAGGGCGACAGAGGCTCAGGAGGAAGCCGCCCACCAGGCTCTGCCCCTTTGCCGCCAGCTGGTGTTGACGGCGAGCGGAAAGGCCGTGTCCAAAGCCATCACCTGCGCCGAGCTGCTGAAGCGGCGCGTGAAGGGCATGCATCAGCTGACCGAGCTCGCCAACAGCACCGTGACGGACGTGTGGGAGCCGCTGGAGCCCGACGCCGGCCTGGACAGTCTCACCGTCAGCAGGAAGCTGCCCGCAATCTGGATCCTCCTCTCGAAGGACCCTCTGGACCGGCAGAGGCCCGGGTACCAGGCGCCGGGCCGCTTTGACGGCCTGTGGGGGCAAGCCGTCGCCGCCAGGGAGGACAGGGGACTGTGGGGGGCTCACAAAAGGAAGAGAGGAGGCGGGGGCGGCAACAGGGGGAGGGGACGTTCTAGAGACCTCCAAGCGGGCAGCTGA